GCACGCCAGCTATGCCAATGCTGCTGTCAGAGAGCTCGATCGAGAACCAGGAATGACGCTTGGAGTGGCCGGGCTGCGGCCAACCTCCACGGGATCGATACACATTGACTCACCCGACCCACGGAATCCACCTGCGATTCGTCCGAATTTTCTGGCTACCGATGAGGACCAGCGAACACTTGTCGAAGGGATGAAAATAGCTCGGGCGATTGTGGGAAAGCCCGCCTTGTCCCCCTATATTGACTATGAAATGAACCCTGGTGCCGAAGTTCAAAGTGATGACGAATGGTTGCACTTCGCACGGATGAACGGACAAACCATCTACCACCCGGTCGGAACTTGCCGAATGGGTACAGATACTCATGCAGTGGTTGATCCAAGATTGCGGGTAATTGGAATGCGCGGCCTTCGGGTAGTCGATGCATCCGTATTCCCCGCCATAGTGTCAGGCAACACTCAAGCAGCAGTCATGGCAGTCGCTGAACGCGCCAGTGATTTAATTCTTGAGGACCATCATGAAAATCATGACCTGCCAATCCCAACCTGACTTCCAGTCTCTACACTTAGCCAGCTCCGCGTCTTTCGACCAGTAGATTGCTGGCAAGCACCAACAAATACCTTGCCTGCCCCTACCTAGCTGGCAGTATCGGTCCCGCTCTCATCTGTCACCGGTTTGCCCCATCCTTCCCACAGTTGCACCAGCGAGGCATAGTCCTGCCTTCCCAGTCCTGCACAAGCCGCCATCTCATAAACTGAATGGGTGCTTTGAATGGCAAAGAGCGGAACTCCCAGGGTCTGAGCCAGCCGTAACGCAAGCTCGGAATCCTTGCGCGCGGCATCCAGCGACATCCCGCCCTCATAATCACCTTTGACAACCCGTTCAGCATAGCGATAGGTCAATGGCCGGTGCAGGCCCATCTTGCTGTCTGACAGCAGATCGATCATCTTCTGGGTATTCACGCCGGCTGCAGTTGCCATTGCACCGGCCTCCGCCACTACGACCATGACGGCATGCGCCACCGCGTTGTTGACCACCTTGGCCGCGGCTCCGGCTCCGGACGGACCGAACCGGATCTGACGCGCCGACATCGCCTGCAAGACATCGTCGATACGATCAATTGCACCATCAGAGCCACCGACTGCCAGCATCGCCTCGCCTGATCGCATCTGGGGAACCCCCGCCAGGATCGATGCGTCCACAACCTCGATTCCAAAGGGTCGAGCCTGATCAACGCACACCTGAATATCTTCTGGATTGACGGTACTGGATTCGATGATGACAGTATCCGGATTTAATACTGGAGCGACTTGCCGAATCACCTCTAACGAGATAGACGGCCGAGGCAGACAGAGCACAATGGCGTGAGCGGTGCGAAGCTCGGAAATGTCGTCAATTGCCTGGGCACCCAATGAATCCATTGCGCGCACCACTTGATCACGATTCGGATCATGCACCTTGAGCGCAAACGCACGGGCAAGCTGCTCAGCCACAGCAAACCCCATGTTTCCCAGTCCATACAGTGCCACCACTGGTTTGTTCTTGTCCTCGCTGTCTGTCACGTCCTGTCTCCTGTTCTGATTCTTCCACCTGCTCGCATAGGCCTGTTACAGCAGTTCTCCTGCCCACTGAGTGTCTCTTCTGGCCGGATCGATCGCAGCTACGCCGCCAGCGACTCGGCGCGAGCGACACCGGGACGAACGGTCCCGGAACGAATCGCATCCCATTGCTGCATCGCCATATCAAGCGCCGCCAGCTTGATATGGCCGTAACCACGAACCTGTTCAGGCAGAGCAAGAAGTGCGCCAACATCGACTGTTTCAAGCAGGGCCGGATTTCTGGACAATTCTTCGAGCAGTGCGATGTACTGATCTCGCCACTGTCGCTCAAGCTTGCGCTCCTCTGTACGAGAGAAGGGGTCAAGCGGCGTTTCCCGCAGGAACTGCGCTTTGGCCAGCCCTTTCATAAGTCTCTCCATCCAGACACCATACTCACGTTTCTTTGTCGGTTCGGATCTGGACAGGGTCGGCGCAGCCAGGTGGTACGTCACCTTCACGTTCTCACCGAACTCACGTGCCAGCGTAGAGCGAAACTTCGCATCAGTCAGCAAACGGGCAACTTCGAACTCGTCCTTGTACGCCATCACCCGGTAAAGCTCTCTCGCGGCTGTGACAGTCATTTTCTCTGGCAACACAGCCTGGACCGACTCGATCAGGTTCTGATAGCGACGCGCGTAAGTGCCATTCCAGTACTGTTTCAGACGGCGGGCACGGTCCTGCACGATTTCCGGAACAGTCTCAAGTCGAGACGGCTCGCGCACATCGCCCAGAAGCTCGTGGATCATGTCAGGAGAGCTTGCGAGATGACACCCCAGACGGAATGCTTCCTGGTTCTTGTCTACCGAGGCGCCATTCATCTCGATCGCCCGGGCGATACTTTCACGGTGCAGTGGTATCAGCCCTTTCTGCCAGGCCATACCCAGCAGCAACTGATTCGCGTAAATGGCATCCCCAAGCAAATGCACAGCCAGTTGCGCTGCAGGGACGGTCAGCAGCTGCCCTTGGGACAGCTGCCCTTTGACCCGAGTCAGAAGCGTGCGCACGGGTGTCAGCCAGTCGCGCGAGCGAATGAACTGGGCTGTTGGCGTACCATCCTGATTAACGATGGCGATACCGTCTGGCTTCAGACGCGAAAGGGTTGCAGAATGCCCCGCCACCACAGGATCTGCGCTGATTAACAGATCGCACATTTCCTCCGCAACCTTGGTGGCCGAAATTTCTCCATCATGGGTGGCAAGCTGAACGTACGAATAAACCGTTCCACCCTTTTGGGCCATACCCCCCATATCCATGACCCGCACCGCTTTTTTCTCGATGTGGGCGGCCATGCCAACCAAGGCGCCAATGGTGATGACGCCCATTCCGCCCACACCGCCCAGCACGATTCTGATTGGTTGCTGCAGTTCTGGTAACTGCGGAGCCTGCGGCCACCCTTCAGGAATCTGTTTTCGGTTGGCGCGAACGGTGACACTTCTGGCATCAACTGTCACAAAGCTCGGACAGAACCCCTTCACACATGAGAAGTCTTTGTTGCAGCTACTTTGATTGATCTTTCGCTTGATGCCCAGTTCTGTCTGGACCGGTTCGACTGAAAGACAATTGGACTGTGTGGAGCAGTCACCACAGCCCTCACAGACCTCCGGATTGATGTAAGCCCTGATGGCAGGATCGGGATATGCGTCACGCTTGCGGCGACGGCGCTTCTCGCTTGCGCAAGTCTGGGCAAAGATCAACGCGGTCGCGCCCTTGACCTCGCGCAACTCCCGCTGAACAGCATCGAGTTCGTCACGATGGCGCACGGTCACGCCCGGCGCAAGCCCTTCACCAGTCGTATCAATCAACCCGGGCTCATCGC
This sequence is a window from Orrella marina. Protein-coding genes within it:
- a CDS encoding indolepyruvate ferredoxin oxidoreductase family protein, with protein sequence MDAVDQKLLDFRSMNLSLDDKYLLDEGDAYMTGIQALVRLALSQHRRDRQADLNTAGFVAGYRGSPLGNFDTSLWQAGKHLSSHEVVFRPAVNEDLAATAVWGSQQAGLAGQGKFDGVVGWWYGKGPGADRSGDALRHANLAGTSRHGGVVALYGDDHSCKSSSIPHQSEHVMIGTGIPIFYPTSVQEILDFGAHAVAMSRAAGIWTSMKLVSEIVETSSSVDVSLARVSPDLAHDLVLPAGGLNIRWPDQALEQEARLYQYKLPRALVYARANGFNQTVWSGPDSRIGIVASGKGYLDTIEALRILGVSQSVAREIGLQVYRVGMIWPLEPHGIREFAKGLRELIVVEEKRPVLESQIKDELYGLPDSLRPVVVGKSAQGKGEWSTTTEEAPLISHFELQPEPIALMLAGRLLLLDLPEQVKTGIQSAVQKMTARREALRVEDLADRKAYFCSGCPHNTSTRVPEGSRALGGIGCHFLALMMDRGTETFTQMGGEGASWVGAAPFTKEPHVFVNIGDGTYFHSGLLAIRQAVAANVNVTYKILYNDAVGMTGGQPVDGVLSVARLTRQLHAEGVGKTVIVSDEPGLIDTTGEGLAPGVTVRHRDELDAVQRELREVKGATALIFAQTCASEKRRRRKRDAYPDPAIRAYINPEVCEGCGDCSTQSNCLSVEPVQTELGIKRKINQSSCNKDFSCVKGFCPSFVTVDARSVTVRANRKQIPEGWPQAPQLPELQQPIRIVLGGVGGMGVITIGALVGMAAHIEKKAVRVMDMGGMAQKGGTVYSYVQLATHDGEISATKVAEEMCDLLISADPVVAGHSATLSRLKPDGIAIVNQDGTPTAQFIRSRDWLTPVRTLLTRVKGQLSQGQLLTVPAAQLAVHLLGDAIYANQLLLGMAWQKGLIPLHRESIARAIEMNGASVDKNQEAFRLGCHLASSPDMIHELLGDVREPSRLETVPEIVQDRARRLKQYWNGTYARRYQNLIESVQAVLPEKMTVTAARELYRVMAYKDEFEVARLLTDAKFRSTLAREFGENVKVTYHLAAPTLSRSEPTKKREYGVWMERLMKGLAKAQFLRETPLDPFSRTEERKLERQWRDQYIALLEELSRNPALLETVDVGALLALPEQVRGYGHIKLAALDMAMQQWDAIRSGTVRPGVARAESLAA
- a CDS encoding NAD(P)-dependent oxidoreductase gives rise to the protein MTDSEDKNKPVVALYGLGNMGFAVAEQLARAFALKVHDPNRDQVVRAMDSLGAQAIDDISELRTAHAIVLCLPRPSISLEVIRQVAPVLNPDTVIIESSTVNPEDIQVCVDQARPFGIEVVDASILAGVPQMRSGEAMLAVGGSDGAIDRIDDVLQAMSARQIRFGPSGAGAAAKVVNNAVAHAVMVVVAEAGAMATAAGVNTQKMIDLLSDSKMGLHRPLTYRYAERVVKGDYEGGMSLDAARKDSELALRLAQTLGVPLFAIQSTHSVYEMAACAGLGRQDYASLVQLWEGWGKPVTDESGTDTAS